A DNA window from Brenneria izadpanahii contains the following coding sequences:
- a CDS encoding ABC transporter ATP-binding protein, translating into MASLSFRNLTVTYGSQDIIRDLSLEINDGEFLVLLGPSGCGKSTLLNATAGLTDVKSGEVWIGDRNVTWEEPRDRNIAMVFQSYALYPRMTVRQNMSLGLELAKVARKEIAARVAEAAATLQITDLLDRRPEQLSGGQRQRVAIGRALVRHANVYLFDEPLSNLDAQLRNELRLEIKRLHKQLGTTMIYVTHDQIEALTLADRIAVMKEQVIQQIGTPAEIYHRPANLFVAGFVGSPKMNFLSGRFTLSDGRPAFACGSRLVSLENYPFQQMPQESQPLVLGIRPEMLLSKPGTDGCLPNLTVELIEPMGADTLAWCRGEDFTLAFRSHEAQPDEVITLWFESRGVAVFDKSTGRRL; encoded by the coding sequence ATGGCATCGCTTTCTTTCAGAAATCTTACGGTCACCTATGGTTCTCAGGATATCATCCGCGATCTGAGCCTGGAGATTAACGACGGCGAATTCCTGGTGCTGCTCGGCCCTTCCGGGTGCGGTAAGTCTACGTTGCTTAACGCCACCGCCGGCCTGACCGATGTTAAGTCCGGCGAGGTGTGGATTGGCGATCGCAATGTCACCTGGGAAGAGCCGCGCGATCGCAACATCGCCATGGTGTTTCAGTCTTACGCGCTTTATCCGCGCATGACCGTCAGACAGAACATGTCGCTCGGTCTGGAGCTGGCGAAGGTGGCGCGCAAGGAGATCGCGGCGCGGGTGGCCGAAGCCGCCGCAACATTGCAAATTACCGATCTGCTCGATCGCCGGCCGGAGCAGCTTTCCGGCGGGCAACGCCAGCGCGTGGCGATCGGCCGGGCGCTGGTCCGCCACGCCAATGTCTACCTGTTCGACGAGCCGCTCTCCAACCTTGACGCCCAGTTGCGTAATGAGCTGCGGCTGGAAATCAAACGGCTGCATAAACAGCTGGGAACGACGATGATTTATGTCACCCACGATCAGATAGAAGCGTTGACGCTGGCCGATCGTATCGCGGTAATGAAAGAGCAGGTTATTCAACAAATCGGCACGCCGGCTGAAATATATCACCGTCCGGCGAACCTGTTCGTCGCCGGATTCGTCGGATCGCCGAAGATGAATTTCCTGTCGGGCCGCTTTACCCTGAGCGACGGCCGTCCCGCGTTTGCCTGCGGCTCCCGGTTGGTTTCGCTCGAAAATTATCCCTTCCAGCAGATGCCGCAAGAGAGTCAGCCGCTGGTATTGGGGATCCGCCCGGAGATGCTTTTGTCAAAGCCGGGTACGGACGGCTGTTTGCCGAATCTGACCGTCGAACTGATTGAACCCATGGGGGCGGACACGCTGGCGTGGTGCCGGGGCGAGGATTTCACGCTGGCATTCCGCAGCCATGAGGCGCAGCCGGATGAGGTTATTACCTTATGGTTTGAATCGCGGGGCGTCGCCGTTTTCGATAAGAGCACCGGGCGGCGTCTGTAG